A stretch of the Campylobacter sp. 19-13652 genome encodes the following:
- a CDS encoding YihY family inner membrane protein has protein sequence MNKFKHIITLVLSIKDKQLMHYASSLSFHTVTAIIPILLLSFSIFTKLPSFENYYEKIKKFIFTAMLPSHQEVVSEYVEKFLTNSFGVGLVGFGAMLLTSVMFFTDYQYVVNKIMDTQKPRGFWASLSSYWTLITMAPLGLALSFYLSSKAQDILSSSEYTSWINILSIFPYLVIWAIFFATYLISASDPLPAKYAALGSFLASLVWYACKSAFIYYATSNQTYSSMYGSFSIMFFFLIWVHISWVIFLYGLKVCALLTHRNNTKK, from the coding sequence TTGAATAAATTTAAGCATATTATAACCCTTGTGCTAAGTATAAAAGATAAGCAACTTATGCACTATGCCTCAAGTCTTAGCTTTCACACGGTTACCGCTATAATCCCCATATTATTGCTGTCTTTTTCTATTTTTACAAAGCTTCCTAGTTTTGAAAACTATTATGAAAAGATAAAAAAATTCATATTTACTGCAATGCTTCCTAGTCATCAAGAGGTAGTAAGCGAATATGTTGAGAAATTCCTAACTAATAGCTTTGGCGTTGGTTTGGTAGGATTTGGGGCTATGCTTTTAACATCTGTTATGTTTTTTACTGATTATCAATATGTTGTAAATAAGATAATGGATACTCAAAAGCCTCGGGGATTTTGGGCTTCATTAAGCTCTTACTGGACTTTGATTACCATGGCTCCTTTGGGGCTTGCGCTTAGCTTTTATCTATCATCAAAAGCGCAAGATATTTTAAGTTCAAGCGAGTATACAAGCTGGATCAACATCCTCTCAATATTTCCATATTTGGTAATATGGGCCATATTTTTTGCCACATATCTTATATCTGCTAGCGATCCATTGCCAGCCAAATACGCCGCATTAGGCTCATTTTTGGCATCCTTGGTGTGGTACGCTTGCAAGTCGGCTTTTATTTATTATGCCACAAGCAATCAGACCTATTCTAGTATGTATGGCTCGTTTTCTATTATGTTTTTTTTCTTGATTTGGGTGCATATATCATGGGTGATATTTTTATATGGACTTAAAGTGTGTGCACTATTAACCCATAGAAATAATACTAAAAAATAA
- the rpsR gene encoding 30S ribosomal protein S18, with the protein MAEKRKYSRKYCKYTEAKIDFIDYKDTALLKHCLSERFKIMPRRLTGTSKKYQEMVERAIKRARHAAIIPYVVSTNEVVANPFEGL; encoded by the coding sequence ATGGCTGAAAAAAGAAAATATTCAAGAAAATATTGCAAATATACAGAAGCAAAGATAGACTTTATAGATTATAAAGATACGGCTTTACTTAAACACTGCTTATCAGAGCGCTTTAAAATTATGCCACGCCGTTTAACTGGTACATCTAAAAAATACCAAGAAATGGTTGAAAGAGCGATAAAAAGAGCTCGTCATGCAGCTATAATACCTTATGTAGTGTCTACAAACGAGGTTGTAGCAAATCCTTTTGAAGGGCTATAA
- a CDS encoding single-stranded DNA-binding protein has protein sequence MFNKVVLVGNLTRDIELRYTTTGSAIGNSAIAVTRKFTTNGERREETCFIDITFFGKQAEIANQYLNKGSKLLVEGRLKFEQWTDSNGQNRSKHTVTVENMEMLGGNQNTQGGGYNNPNNQGYNGGYNNQNSYTSPDNYNNQSSNYGNYNQSQSYQNQGNYQQQQRAPQRHSEPEIDIDKYDNDETIPF, from the coding sequence ATGTTTAATAAAGTCGTTTTGGTGGGAAATCTTACAAGAGATATAGAGCTGCGATACACGACAACTGGCTCTGCTATAGGCAACTCAGCCATAGCTGTAACTCGCAAATTTACTACAAATGGCGAAAGACGTGAAGAGACCTGCTTTATCGACATTACATTTTTTGGAAAACAGGCAGAAATAGCAAATCAATATCTAAACAAGGGCTCAAAGTTGCTTGTTGAGGGCAGATTAAAATTTGAGCAGTGGACTGATAGTAATGGACAAAATCGTAGTAAGCATACTGTTACTGTGGAAAATATGGAGATGTTGGGGGGTAACCAAAATACTCAAGGTGGTGGATACAATAATCCAAATAACCAAGGCTATAATGGTGGCTACAACAATCAAAATAGTTATACAAGTCCTGATAATTATAATAATCAAAGCTCAAATTATGGTAATTATAACCAAAGCCAAAGCTATCAAAATCAAGGAAACTATCAGCAACAGCAAAGAGCACCTCAAAGACATAGTGAACCAGAGATAGATATTGACAAATACGATAACGATGAAACAATACCATTTTAA
- the rpsF gene encoding 30S ribosomal protein S6 has translation MRHYELLFILKPTLTEEEAKARLEFVKDIITKNGGEIASVVEMGTRKLAYTIKKYERGTYFVIYYKAPPSLLNELTRVIRITEDIIRFLSVKYENKREIAAWENLSKGIRQSLKKEVREPRAPREPKVEVAEAASEE, from the coding sequence ATGAGACATTATGAGCTTTTATTTATTCTAAAGCCTACGCTTACAGAAGAAGAAGCCAAAGCCAGACTAGAGTTTGTGAAAGATATTATCACTAAAAATGGTGGCGAAATTGCATCTGTTGTTGAAATGGGTACAAGAAAGCTAGCTTATACTATTAAAAAATATGAGCGTGGCACCTATTTTGTAATCTACTACAAAGCACCACCTTCGCTTTTAAATGAGTTGACAAGGGTTATACGTATAACTGAGGACATTATTCGTTTTTTAAGTGTTAAGTATGAAAACAAAAGAGAGATAGCTGCGTGGGAAAATTTAAGCAAGGGTATTCGCCAAAGCCTCAAAAAAGAGGTACGCGAGCCTAGAGCCCCAAGAGAGCCAAAAGTAGAAGTAGCTGAGGCAGCTAGCGAAGAATAA
- the holA gene encoding DNA polymerase III subunit delta, with protein sequence MYRRELEWLLSSDRFPNYFMLYGADEYQIELFGREILGLYTANEPNLLTFYFDEYDFSRARAHLFESSLFGGTNVLYLKSDKKIPAKELKELLRACEANGGRFLYEFYEADAKMAMDAQKLFGVNFARFFKPQSPDEAVGLLAKHSGKMGLNITKGALYSLYTIHNENLYLAASELNKLAAQSTHIDEDMVRALVYGLSEISFDDFFNKFMSARPISRELFEIMQSSGFNEIAFINSLYKSFSRLFRLHAYIKSTGKFDLKAALGYAPPQNVANLLKTQSMGLTLLKYQSIFITLNEAELKLKSSSQIDKNSLIISLILSLQSIISSKA encoded by the coding sequence GTGTATAGGCGAGAATTAGAGTGGCTTTTATCTAGCGATAGATTTCCAAATTATTTTATGCTTTATGGGGCTGACGAGTATCAAATAGAGCTATTTGGTCGCGAGATTTTGGGGCTTTATACAGCAAATGAGCCAAATTTACTCACTTTTTATTTTGATGAGTATGACTTTTCTAGGGCGCGGGCTCATCTTTTTGAAAGCTCACTTTTTGGAGGCACAAACGTGCTTTATTTAAAAAGTGATAAAAAAATCCCAGCAAAAGAGCTTAAAGAGCTTTTAAGGGCTTGCGAGGCAAATGGCGGACGGTTTTTGTATGAATTTTATGAAGCAGACGCAAAGATGGCTATGGATGCCCAAAAGCTTTTTGGGGTGAATTTTGCTAGATTTTTTAAGCCACAAAGCCCTGATGAGGCAGTTGGCTTGCTTGCAAAGCATTCTGGAAAAATGGGGCTGAATATAACTAAAGGCGCGTTGTATTCTCTATATACCATACATAATGAAAATCTCTATCTAGCGGCGTCAGAGCTTAATAAACTAGCAGCGCAAAGCACCCATATTGACGAGGATATGGTGCGGGCTTTGGTTTATGGGCTTTCGGAGATAAGTTTTGATGATTTTTTTAATAAATTTATGAGTGCTCGCCCTATTTCTAGGGAGCTTTTTGAGATAATGCAAAGCTCTGGCTTTAACGAGATAGCATTTATAAATTCCTTATATAAGTCATTTTCTAGGCTTTTTAGGCTTCATGCTTATATTAAAAGTACGGGTAAGTTTGACCTTAAGGCGGCTCTTGGCTACGCGCCTCCTCAGAATGTTGCAAATTTATTAAAAACGCAAAGCATGGGGCTTACATTGCTTAAATATCAAAGTATTTTCATAACCTTAAATGAGGCTGAATTAAAGCTAAAAAGTAGCTCTCAAATAGATAAAAATTCCCTTATCATATCATTGATTTTAAGCTTGCAATCCATAATATCAAGCAAAGCTTAA
- a CDS encoding ribonuclease R family protein — protein sequence MRRFLSTLENGVKAQDLRPENRECIKNLLSIGAANEHKNTFYLNNSFISGRLDVSSNGTGYLSAFSDKFKSDIIIENKNLNGAHLGDIVLAKLIGRSNKPRAKVIMVLKPAHATSLVYTKQVGAAILGVNFKTGLASALRASQKSLKALPLGTVLKINNATNEITEVVGNLNDPFCDDKISLALYNKNDEFGEACELQAAAYTSVDAASYPDRVDLSHLPFCTIDPVDAKDFDDAIYYDAKKHIIYVAIADVSAYVTPFSPIDKEAKERGFSIYFPHKAVPMLPRNLSENICSLVPDIPRLAFCFKIYLDDDLNVLKSELFEAIIVSKKRYNYDFIDGVLAGDNADELGFIRDLGEITQRLRDKRLKNAFSFRTNELRLELDERGLIKSTRFETDTHSHQLVEDCMLLANCEAAKRIKFGIFRNHLPPDLKKIHYLLDDLASLGLDFTYEPDLAKLIRKIQIAAEVLQNPDEIDKLIIKAQKKAGYEAISKGHFGLGFSTYSHFTSPIRRYSDLILHRILKANLNNDKKQLNYILDGIELVCERLSELEREADRVAFDFIDRKFARWASENIGKIVRCYVVSNGTELIARLDDELKGARIFVAGNFTCDLLTELLVKIQSAEIASGKIIAKVVKKLG from the coding sequence GTGAGAAGATTTTTATCCACACTTGAAAATGGCGTAAAAGCGCAGGATTTGCGCCCCGAGAATAGAGAGTGTATTAAAAACCTCCTCTCTATCGGCGCAGCAAATGAGCATAAAAATACATTTTATTTAAATAATTCTTTTATTTCTGGTAGACTTGATGTTAGCTCTAATGGCACTGGGTATTTAAGCGCTTTTAGTGATAAATTTAAAAGTGACATAATAATAGAAAATAAAAACTTAAATGGCGCGCACCTAGGCGATATAGTCTTAGCTAAATTAATAGGCAGAAGCAATAAGCCGCGAGCCAAAGTCATAATGGTACTAAAGCCAGCTCACGCCACAAGCCTAGTCTATACAAAGCAAGTCGGCGCTGCGATACTTGGAGTAAATTTTAAAACAGGGCTTGCCAGTGCTTTAAGGGCAAGCCAAAAAAGTCTCAAAGCACTGCCGCTTGGAACTGTATTAAAGATAAACAATGCAACAAATGAGATAACTGAGGTAGTTGGGAATTTAAACGATCCATTTTGTGATGATAAAATATCGCTTGCTTTGTATAATAAAAACGATGAATTTGGCGAGGCTTGCGAGCTGCAAGCCGCGGCTTATACAAGCGTGGATGCTGCCTCGTATCCAGATCGAGTTGATTTAAGCCATCTTCCATTTTGCACCATAGACCCAGTTGACGCAAAGGACTTTGACGATGCGATTTATTATGATGCCAAAAAGCACATTATCTATGTTGCAATAGCCGATGTGAGCGCTTATGTAACGCCATTTAGCCCCATAGACAAAGAGGCAAAAGAGCGTGGATTTTCTATCTATTTTCCACACAAGGCTGTACCTATGCTGCCTAGGAATTTAAGTGAAAATATCTGCTCTTTGGTGCCTGATATTCCTAGGCTTGCCTTTTGTTTTAAAATTTATTTAGATGATGATTTAAATGTGTTAAAATCGGAGCTTTTTGAGGCGATAATAGTATCAAAAAAGAGATATAATTATGATTTTATAGATGGCGTTTTGGCTGGTGATAATGCCGATGAGCTGGGATTTATAAGAGACTTAGGCGAAATAACTCAACGTCTTAGGGATAAAAGGCTTAAAAACGCCTTTAGCTTTCGCACAAATGAGCTTCGGCTTGAGCTTGACGAGCGTGGGCTAATAAAAAGCACTCGTTTTGAGACCGACACCCACAGCCATCAGCTTGTCGAGGACTGCATGTTACTGGCTAACTGCGAGGCTGCAAAGCGTATAAAATTTGGTATTTTTCGTAACCACCTGCCCCCTGATTTAAAAAAAATCCACTATTTATTGGACGATTTGGCTAGCTTAGGGCTTGATTTTACTTATGAGCCCGACCTTGCTAAATTAATAAGAAAAATTCAAATCGCCGCCGAGGTGCTACAAAATCCAGATGAGATAGACAAGCTTATCATAAAAGCGCAGAAAAAGGCTGGGTATGAGGCTATTAGCAAGGGGCATTTTGGGCTAGGATTTAGTACTTATAGCCATTTCACAAGCCCAATTAGACGGTATTCGGATCTGATTTTGCACCGCATTCTTAAGGCAAATTTAAACAATGACAAAAAACAGCTAAACTATATCCTAGATGGTATCGAGCTAGTTTGTGAGAGACTTAGTGAGCTTGAACGAGAGGCAGACAGGGTAGCGTTTGATTTTATCGACCGCAAATTTGCCCGCTGGGCTAGCGAAAATATAGGTAAAATCGTGCGTTGTTACGTTGTGTCAAATGGCACTGAGCTAATAGCAAGGCTTGATGACGAGCTAAAAGGAGCTAGGATTTTTGTGGCTGGTAATTTTACCTGCGATCTTCTTACTGAGCTTTTGGTAAAAATTCAAAGTGCTGAAATAGCAAGCGGAAAAATCATCGCAAAAGTGGTAAAAAAACTGGGGTGA
- a CDS encoding HDOD domain-containing protein gives MNDSIYKKIKALPPLDDTVIQIQRICSDENSSVNDLTKIIEKDPMLTANILRSANSPLYGFSKEITSISRAISLFGMATVRGFALSSAVKKNFSINLEPYNISTHSFLNISMAQTALMYNWYSKIRPQALEILSPASFMLEIGKIVLAHELIETHKDAEFGSHIRLISTPDELSELELNMMGITNEEVAAEIFEQWNLESELVSTILHANNPEDAPDNVLEYARAIKVIKTAINIFGQLNKDSIDATLPLLDRYKFDKDTFLMVVTKVKDNL, from the coding sequence ATGAACGACTCAATTTATAAAAAAATAAAAGCTTTGCCACCACTTGATGATACGGTTATACAGATACAGCGAATTTGCAGTGATGAGAATAGCTCAGTAAATGACCTAACTAAAATAATAGAAAAAGACCCCATGCTAACAGCCAATATCCTGCGCTCGGCAAATAGTCCGCTTTACGGTTTTAGTAAGGAAATAACCTCTATATCTCGTGCTATATCACTGTTTGGTATGGCGACAGTAAGGGGTTTTGCTCTCTCAAGCGCAGTAAAGAAAAACTTTTCTATAAATTTAGAACCTTATAATATATCTACCCACTCATTTTTAAATATTTCGATGGCTCAAACAGCGCTAATGTATAATTGGTATTCTAAGATACGTCCACAAGCCCTAGAAATACTCTCTCCGGCCTCATTTATGCTAGAAATCGGCAAAATCGTCCTAGCTCACGAGCTGATTGAGACGCATAAAGACGCCGAGTTTGGTTCGCATATTAGGCTTATTTCTACCCCTGATGAGCTTTCTGAGCTTGAGCTTAATATGATGGGTATTACAAATGAGGAGGTCGCGGCTGAGATATTTGAGCAGTGGAACTTAGAAAGTGAGCTTGTGAGCACCATACTTCACGCAAACAATCCAGAAGATGCGCCTGATAACGTGCTTGAGTACGCAAGGGCTATTAAGGTTATAAAAACAGCGATAAATATCTTTGGACAGTTAAATAAAGATAGTATAGACGCAACGCTTCCGCTACTTGACAGATATAAATTTGATAAAGATACATTTTTAATGGTTGTAACAAAAGTCAAAGATAATTTGTGA
- the ilvC gene encoding ketol-acid reductoisomerase: protein MAVTIYYDKDCDLSIIKSKKVAMVGFGSQGHAHAENLRDSGVEVIVGLREGGASWSKAVAKGFKVASVAEATKLADVIMILAPDEHQKEIFENEIKPNLSEGKAIAFAHGFNIHYGQIVPPKGVDCIMIAPKAPGHTVRNEFVNGGGIPDLIAVAQDASGKAKQIALSYASAIGGGRSGIIETTFKDETETDLFGEQAVLCGGLCALINAGFETLVEAGYEPEMAYFECLHEMKLIVDLIYAGGMADMRYSISNTAEFGDYVSGGRVINEESKKAMKGILKDIQDGTFAKNFILEKQAGYVKMNAERKLSAQAEITKTGEKLRAMMPWINAGKLIDKDKN, encoded by the coding sequence ATGGCAGTAACTATTTATTACGACAAAGATTGTGACTTAAGCATAATCAAAAGTAAAAAAGTCGCTATGGTAGGCTTTGGCTCACAAGGACACGCTCACGCTGAAAATCTCCGTGATAGCGGTGTCGAGGTAATCGTGGGTCTAAGAGAGGGTGGCGCTAGCTGGAGTAAAGCTGTAGCAAAGGGCTTTAAGGTCGCAAGTGTGGCCGAGGCCACAAAACTGGCTGATGTCATTATGATCCTAGCTCCAGATGAGCATCAAAAAGAGATTTTTGAAAACGAAATAAAGCCAAATTTAAGCGAAGGCAAGGCGATAGCTTTTGCTCACGGCTTTAACATCCACTACGGACAGATCGTGCCTCCAAAGGGCGTTGATTGCATTATGATAGCGCCAAAAGCCCCAGGACACACCGTGCGGAATGAATTTGTAAATGGTGGCGGCATACCTGATCTAATCGCCGTCGCACAAGACGCAAGCGGTAAGGCAAAGCAGATAGCCCTAAGCTACGCAAGCGCTATAGGCGGGGGCAGAAGCGGCATAATCGAGACTACATTTAAAGATGAAACCGAGACCGATTTGTTTGGCGAACAAGCCGTGCTATGCGGTGGCCTATGCGCACTAATTAACGCTGGCTTTGAGACCCTAGTTGAGGCTGGATATGAGCCTGAGATGGCGTATTTTGAGTGCTTGCACGAGATGAAGCTAATCGTAGATCTAATCTATGCTGGCGGTATGGCTGATATGCGCTATTCTATCTCAAACACGGCTGAATTTGGCGATTATGTAAGTGGCGGCAGAGTGATAAACGAAGAGAGCAAAAAGGCTATGAAGGGCATTTTAAAAGACATTCAAGACGGCACTTTTGCTAAAAATTTCATCCTAGAAAAGCAAGCAGGATATGTAAAAATGAACGCCGAAAGAAAGCTTTCAGCCCAAGCTGAAATAACCAAAACTGGCGAAAAACTACGTGCTATGATGCCGTGGATAAACGCTGGCAAGCTAATAGATAAAGATAAAAACTAA
- a CDS encoding divergent polysaccharide deacetylase family protein, producing MARKTSKKRKSADKNSHLKRLNYALAGLALCAIFGLGYYSYTQLLPTRDSINEINSKNDTKDTQQISQNGKKEVIIGKPLEPIKHKKYEFDKNENLSQIFFKNNKNEKTEQAKSENSEKNTNLSPDLSKTQENQNQEAKNKSQVNSKQNEKKEQIDRLQIEKNEVKKEITEKEQNKKTEKSIEKTPKIYPNYTKPPKQFLPGSKKAQPTIHLANKPRLVIIIDDIATKAHAAMVRSIGLKITPSIFPPTSAHPDTPRIADEFSSFMIHLPLEAIKFNKPEPNTLKDSDSYEHISSILKKVRKDFPKAKYINNHTGSKFTSSEQAMIKLLRASLIYDFTFLDSRTTQYSKVASASEKLGLGYIGRDVFLDDDEAANEVKKELEKAVSMAKKRGYAIAIGHPKPNTINTIKAQKNGLLKDVDVVYFSELYH from the coding sequence GTGGCAAGAAAAACGTCAAAAAAACGCAAAAGCGCGGATAAAAACTCGCACCTAAAAAGGCTAAACTATGCACTTGCTGGCTTAGCCTTGTGTGCTATATTTGGACTTGGGTATTATTCATATACCCAGCTTTTGCCTACAAGAGACAGCATAAATGAAATAAATTCTAAAAACGACACAAAAGATACTCAGCAAATAAGCCAAAATGGCAAAAAAGAGGTTATCATCGGCAAACCACTAGAGCCTATAAAGCACAAAAAATATGAATTTGATAAAAACGAAAACTTAAGCCAAATATTTTTCAAAAATAATAAAAACGAAAAAACAGAGCAAGCCAAAAGTGAAAATAGTGAAAAAAACACAAATTTAAGCCCTGATTTAAGCAAAACACAAGAAAACCAAAATCAAGAGGCAAAAAACAAAAGCCAAGTCAATAGCAAACAAAATGAAAAAAAAGAGCAAATCGATAGATTGCAAATAGAAAAAAACGAAGTAAAAAAAGAAATCACCGAAAAAGAGCAAAATAAAAAAACAGAAAAATCCATAGAAAAAACGCCAAAAATTTATCCAAATTATACAAAACCGCCAAAACAATTTCTCCCTGGTAGCAAAAAAGCTCAACCAACCATACACCTAGCAAACAAACCTAGACTAGTGATAATAATCGATGACATAGCCACAAAGGCGCACGCTGCCATGGTACGCTCAATCGGACTAAAAATAACACCATCTATATTTCCGCCTACAAGCGCACACCCAGACACACCGCGCATAGCAGATGAGTTTAGCTCCTTTATGATACACCTACCACTTGAGGCGATTAAATTTAATAAACCTGAGCCAAATACACTAAAAGATAGTGATAGCTATGAGCACATAAGCTCTATATTAAAAAAGGTAAGAAAAGACTTCCCAAAGGCAAAATACATCAACAATCACACAGGCTCTAAATTCACAAGCTCAGAACAAGCCATGATAAAACTACTAAGAGCGAGTTTAATTTATGATTTTACATTTTTGGATTCGCGGACAACGCAATACTCAAAGGTAGCATCAGCTAGCGAAAAACTTGGACTTGGATACATAGGAAGGGATGTTTTTCTAGACGACGATGAGGCTGCAAATGAGGTAAAAAAAGAGCTAGAAAAAGCCGTATCTATGGCTAAAAAAAGAGGCTATGCCATAGCCATAGGTCATCCAAAACCAAATACAATAAACACAATAAAAGCCCAAAAAAATGGGCTTTTAAAAGACGTTGATGTAGTATATTTTTCGGAGCTTTATCATTGA
- a CDS encoding DNA-processing protein DprA, whose amino-acid sequence MKILTKDELPKSLNRLNTKVDPEVKSLYAIGETKLLELPKIAIVGSRKASVYTKELVSQLASTLASREICVVSGAALGVDIAAHTAALGHTIAVFGNGVDVIYPKSNSNTIKKILQTSLAISEYPSQTPPLAHHFLQRNRIVVALSQALVIAQADQQSGTMASANIAQRLGVPIYVLPQRLSESRGSNMLLEQGKASLLADFEAFSDKFASNKKALKAQLKDSNDEILRYCKDGAMLDDMLAKFGDIIYEYELDGKIEIKNLRVFAN is encoded by the coding sequence TTGAAAATCCTCACAAAAGACGAGCTACCAAAATCCCTAAACAGACTTAACACAAAAGTAGACCCAGAGGTAAAATCACTATATGCCATAGGTGAAACAAAGCTTCTTGAGCTGCCAAAAATAGCAATAGTAGGCTCAAGAAAAGCAAGTGTATACACAAAAGAGCTGGTTAGTCAGCTAGCAAGCACTCTTGCAAGCCGAGAAATCTGCGTAGTAAGTGGGGCTGCCCTTGGCGTAGATATAGCTGCTCATACAGCGGCACTTGGGCACACTATAGCGGTTTTTGGAAATGGCGTGGATGTAATCTACCCTAAATCAAATTCAAACACCATTAAAAAAATACTCCAAACATCACTAGCAATCAGCGAATATCCCTCCCAAACACCACCTCTAGCCCACCATTTCTTACAAAGAAACCGCATAGTAGTGGCGCTCTCTCAGGCGCTTGTCATCGCACAAGCAGACCAACAAAGCGGCACAATGGCAAGTGCAAACATAGCCCAGCGGCTTGGAGTGCCTATTTATGTGCTACCGCAACGTTTAAGCGAGAGCAGGGGTAGCAATATGCTATTAGAGCAGGGCAAGGCTAGCCTTTTGGCTGATTTTGAGGCTTTTAGTGATAAATTTGCAAGCAATAAAAAGGCTCTTAAAGCGCAACTTAAGGATAGTAATGATGAGATACTTAGATATTGCAAGGACGGAGCTATGCTCGATGATATGCTAGCTAAATTTGGAGACATCATATATGAGTATGAGCTTGACGGAAAAATAGAGATTAAAAACTTAAGAGTATTTGCAAATTAA
- the ruvX gene encoding Holliday junction resolvase RuvX — translation MAKIIGLDIGLKRIGVAFSDGKITVPLNPIIRKNRNQAANEVREVLSEYKADTLVIGVPLGGGSEDEMKRRVEHFASLLDFHGKLEYVNEAYSSSEASDLYTSSKRDGRLDSMSAMIILNRYLKL, via the coding sequence ATGGCAAAAATAATAGGATTAGACATAGGACTTAAGCGCATAGGAGTGGCTTTTAGTGATGGCAAAATCACGGTACCACTAAATCCTATCATACGCAAAAATAGAAATCAAGCAGCAAACGAGGTACGAGAAGTATTAAGCGAATACAAAGCAGATACTCTTGTAATAGGCGTGCCGCTAGGTGGCGGTAGCGAGGACGAAATGAAAAGACGGGTTGAGCATTTTGCAAGTTTGCTTGATTTTCATGGCAAGCTTGAGTATGTAAATGAAGCATACTCAAGCAGCGAAGCGAGCGATCTTTACACAAGCAGCAAAAGAGACGGCAGGCTTGATAGTATGTCGGCAATGATAATTCTTAATAGATACTTAAAACTATAA